The bacterium genome has a window encoding:
- a CDS encoding cation transporter, translating to MTSDVIKVTGMSCDHCKAAVEQALRKVPGTYKIDVNRPAGTAAVEWDESKAPRTSLIEAIVDAGFEAE from the coding sequence ATGACAAGCGATGTTATCAAAGTAACCGGAATGAGTTGCGATCATTGCAAAGCCGCCGTCGAACAGGCGTTACGGAAAGTACCAGGAACGTACAAAATCGATGTAAACCGCCCTGCTGGCACCGCCGCAGTGGAATGGGACGAATCAAAAGCGCCCCGTACGTCTTTAATTGAGGCAATCGTCGACGCAGGATTTGAAGCTGAGTAA
- a CDS encoding AAA family ATPase, translating to MSSSNSEPGFRPQEIQQLLKNSVDAFAEPQLAGTKEEPPVNKKPVDPTNFTITPLELEHHLNQFVIGQADAVSILATKIATHYNRMRLESQRPELPHILGNIKPNVVLIGPTGVGKTYIIRLIADFIHVPFVKADATKFSETGYVGGDVEDLVRELVHVAGGDIAAAERGIIYIDEIDKIAAASNTMGIDVSRTGVQRNLLKIMEETEVDMKVPHDIASQMEAAMQMQRTGKAEQKKVNTRNVLFIVSGAFQQLEEIVRKRMKGSTVGFGKNLHRVGSDDNWTENIVAQDLVSFGFETEFVGRLPVMAKLIKLGVDELYQILRSPTSAVVLGKKRDFLAYGINLEFTDDAFHLLAELAFAERTGARGILAVLERLLLPFEKYLPGKVTELLFDEEAITNPNNALERILTHSSVLAYQRKMLFDHSLTLRFGAEAEHWLLEKSRTSGIAVENILTELLKNYPYGLTLLGKSEIDITVEILQNSQRFLDETIRTTFAKREEQIEGNE from the coding sequence ATGAGTTCATCGAACTCCGAACCCGGCTTTCGGCCACAAGAAATTCAGCAGCTCCTAAAGAATTCGGTAGATGCATTCGCCGAACCGCAATTGGCTGGCACAAAAGAAGAACCCCCCGTAAACAAAAAACCGGTCGATCCAACAAATTTTACAATAACCCCATTGGAGCTCGAGCATCACCTAAACCAGTTTGTCATTGGCCAAGCGGATGCAGTATCTATCCTTGCCACGAAAATTGCAACTCACTACAACCGGATGCGCCTTGAAAGCCAGCGTCCTGAACTGCCCCACATTCTGGGCAATATAAAACCGAATGTTGTCTTGATTGGACCAACTGGCGTCGGTAAAACGTACATCATCCGGTTGATTGCCGATTTCATCCACGTTCCGTTCGTAAAAGCAGATGCCACAAAATTCAGTGAGACCGGATATGTCGGCGGCGATGTTGAAGATTTAGTCCGTGAATTGGTTCACGTCGCCGGCGGCGATATCGCGGCGGCCGAGCGCGGTATAATTTACATCGACGAAATCGATAAAATTGCCGCTGCATCGAATACGATGGGGATTGACGTATCCCGTACCGGTGTCCAGCGTAATCTGCTCAAAATCATGGAAGAGACGGAAGTCGACATGAAAGTCCCCCATGACATCGCTTCGCAGATGGAAGCCGCGATGCAGATGCAGCGAACAGGGAAAGCGGAACAGAAAAAAGTCAACACCCGGAATGTTCTCTTTATTGTGAGTGGTGCGTTTCAACAACTCGAAGAAATCGTTCGAAAACGGATGAAAGGCAGTACTGTCGGTTTTGGAAAGAATTTGCATCGGGTCGGAAGCGACGATAACTGGACGGAAAACATCGTTGCGCAAGATTTGGTATCATTTGGTTTTGAAACGGAATTTGTCGGACGCCTCCCGGTGATGGCGAAGCTTATCAAACTTGGCGTCGACGAGTTATATCAAATCCTCCGCTCCCCAACCAGCGCAGTTGTTTTGGGAAAGAAGCGGGATTTTCTGGCATACGGGATCAACTTAGAATTTACCGATGATGCATTCCATTTGCTTGCCGAATTAGCGTTCGCCGAGCGAACAGGCGCTCGCGGCATATTAGCCGTACTCGAACGTCTATTGCTTCCATTTGAAAAGTATCTGCCGGGAAAAGTAACAGAGCTACTCTTCGATGAAGAAGCAATAACCAACCCCAATAATGCGCTCGAACGAATTTTGACTCACTCCTCCGTATTGGCATACCAACGAAAGATGCTGTTCGATCATTCGTTAACCTTGCGGTTTGGCGCTGAGGCCGAGCATTGGTTGTTGGAGAAAAGTCGAACGAGCGGGATAGCGGTAGAGAACATCCTGACCGAACTCTTGAAGAATTATCCCTACGGTCTTACATTATTGGGTAAATCCGAAATCGACATCACCGTTGAGATTCTACAAAACTCCCAACGTTTTCTGGATGAAACGATACGTACGACGTTTGCCAAGCGGGAAGAGCAGATAGAGGGGAACGAATGA